A genomic window from Sulfurospirillum diekertiae includes:
- a CDS encoding TrkH family potassium uptake protein, whose protein sequence is MNQKTLRIIFFSYLAVVFIGAILLMLPFAHVGKLQFIDAFFTSTSATCVTGLIVKNTPEAFTFFGQFVILILMQVGGVGYMSIVTLFFLFMKRNLTIHEKNMAKDSLNYSTNLDIQNFLQKVFLFTLIIESIGAFILTLRFATHMPLNKAIWQGIFHSVAAFNNAGFSMFRDNLVGYQTDFTVLVTVGFLIILGGVGYLVLVELHAKATHKRFMLSAHTKITLVGTLILIVSGTLLFLAIEWDNKAIFGHMSLYHSVLNSFFLSVNFRTSGFNSLDLSQLSDASLFCSTIYMMIGGGAGSTAGGIKITTVAVLIIATLHTIKISNQQPNAFKRTIPQEVINRSSAIILVASFIAITATVILTETQHTNFMATLFEVVSAFCTVGVSVGNGDVLSLSDKFSTFGKSMIIALMLIGRMGIFAFGFLIIGKEKIKHIQYPEGRILL, encoded by the coding sequence ATGAATCAAAAGACCTTACGGATTATCTTTTTTAGTTATCTTGCGGTTGTTTTTATCGGTGCTATTTTATTAATGTTGCCCTTTGCCCATGTAGGAAAATTACAGTTTATCGATGCTTTTTTCACCTCGACATCCGCAACATGTGTGACAGGTCTTATCGTCAAAAATACTCCCGAAGCATTTACTTTTTTTGGGCAATTTGTTATCTTAATCCTGATGCAAGTGGGCGGCGTTGGGTACATGAGTATTGTTACCCTCTTCTTCTTATTTATGAAACGAAATCTTACCATCCATGAAAAAAATATGGCGAAAGATTCTCTAAACTACTCAACAAATCTTGACATTCAAAATTTTCTTCAAAAAGTCTTTCTCTTTACACTGATTATTGAATCTATCGGCGCATTTATATTAACACTGCGTTTTGCCACACATATGCCACTAAATAAAGCTATCTGGCAAGGTATCTTTCACTCGGTAGCCGCCTTTAATAACGCTGGTTTTTCCATGTTTAGAGACAACCTTGTAGGTTATCAAACGGATTTTACCGTTTTAGTCACCGTTGGATTTTTGATCATTTTGGGAGGCGTTGGCTACTTGGTACTGGTTGAACTTCATGCCAAAGCAACCCATAAACGCTTTATGCTCTCAGCGCATACAAAAATAACCCTTGTGGGTACACTCATTCTTATCGTTTCAGGTACACTGCTCTTTTTAGCGATTGAGTGGGACAACAAAGCTATTTTTGGTCATATGTCACTCTACCACAGCGTTCTTAACAGCTTTTTTCTCTCTGTCAATTTTAGAACGTCTGGCTTTAATAGCTTGGATCTTTCACAGCTAAGTGACGCCTCGCTCTTTTGTTCCACCATCTATATGATGATCGGTGGAGGAGCAGGCAGTACGGCGGGTGGTATCAAAATTACCACGGTTGCAGTCTTGATCATCGCAACACTGCACACGATCAAGATCAGCAATCAACAACCCAATGCCTTTAAACGTACCATTCCTCAAGAGGTGATTAACCGCTCTTCTGCCATCATTTTAGTTGCTTCTTTTATCGCTATTACAGCCACCGTCATCTTAACAGAAACACAACATACGAATTTTATGGCAACCCTTTTTGAAGTGGTTTCTGCCTTTTGTACGGTAGGTGTTTCCGTTGGAAATGGTGATGTACTGAGCCTTTCAGACAAATTTAGCACGTTTGGTAAGTCGATGATCATAGCGTTGATGCTCATAGGACGAATGGGTATTTTCGCTTTTGGATTTCTCATCATAGGAAAAGAAAAAATTAAACACATACAGTACCCTGAAGGAAGGATTTTATTATGA